In Anomaloglossus baeobatrachus isolate aAnoBae1 chromosome 2, aAnoBae1.hap1, whole genome shotgun sequence, the DNA window caaaaagacctggaagcccgatacaggagagtatcatgaaaaagaaaaaaaaggaaaaagatggcatcattatcaaagcttcaaaaagacctggaagcccgataccagagagtatcatgaaaaagaaaaaaaaggaaaaagatggcatcattatcaaagcttcaaaaagacctggaagcccgataccagagagtatcatgaaaaagaaaaaaaaggaaaaagatggcatcattatcaaagcttcaaaaagacctggaagcccgataccagagagtatcatgaaaaagaaaaaaaaggaaaaagatggcatcattatcaaagcttcaaaaagacctggaagcccgataccagagagtatcatgaaaaagaaaaaaatggaaaaagcgatgggggacaaagctgTGGATGGACCCAGTGTTTACCCCAATACTGACACTGAGCAGCTCTCAGGTGAGTACAGATCTAAGACACAGAGACCCAATATCCCAAATTTAGTCAATGACAGGATTTTTCGTAGGAACCCACTTATTATGATTACGGTCTTGTTTCTCTTTGGTAGCCCCCTATATTTTTGTACCCATCTGTAGGAGGCCACTTTGGCATTAGCTAGGTCTATTATTTTCTTACTGCAGAAATACAATGGGCTCCAGAAATGGTATTTCTATGAAGCCCCCTATAGCCTATTGTCTGTATGCCATCTCCCTCTGGGGATAGTGGTCAGATGGAGAAGCAAAATACATAGACACATGGTGTGTACATCAAAGTGTCTCTCTGGGGGCCAAACCTGTTATCCCGCCTTTATTATAGTAAGAGCAGGTTTTAGAAAATAACCAATAAGTATTTAACAAGACATAGAATATAAGCCAATCATAATACATGAAAGATAAAACAATCTTAATACAATATAGCATAATATAATATAATCACATTTTTAATAATGAATTACATCATTTATATCAAAAAGCATGTAATTTATTGTTAATGGTAAGACACTTCCCTATAATATATTTTTTGATTATAGTCTGCTGGTTTGGTTCTGCAGTGGTTATCTTTTTGCGTAATGCTGTGGTTCACTGTTCCAAAAAACTTAATTAGAGCAGAGGTTATGATgtataataaaaagtaaaaattaagACAAATCAAATAAAGAGTGAAAGTTGAGATTTATGTAAGAAGTCAGATAATGTAACAAAATGGAGATTGTGTTGCATGAACTATTATATTCACATACAGATATTGGCTTTCTGTCACATCTTATTTCTCCCTTCCCCACCAGGTATAACACCAGCTGAATCTCCCATCATTGTGACGGGAGtggagagcttcaccttccataaaatccTTGGAGAGGGCTCATATGGTAAAGTAAGTATTAGACATTGTGGTGACATCTTCCTCATGTGTCTGATGTGGAGCAGTAATATGACTCTAGGAGCATCACTGCTTCACATCTTCTCATCACATCTCATGGCAGCTCAGGCCTTTCCTTCAGTTCTAACTCTCTGTATCCTCCAGGTCATGTTGGCCACACATCAGGCCTGCCAAAAACAACTGGCAGTGAAGATGGTGAAGAAGAGGCTCCTAGTCAAGGACTCAAGAGACAATGTCCTGATAGAGCGACAAGTCCTGGAGATGATTAGGAAGAGTCCATTCATTTCTCGGGCTTTTgccaccttccagtcccaggtaagagGCTCATAATCCAACATTTCTGAGTCATCGATGTATTAAATTTATCTACTCTATGTGTCAATTTGTGTGCAATGTTCTTCTAGGTCACAGTCATAGTCACAGTCATAGTATTTGTTAAAAGAATGTGACTTAGAAGAACATTGATTAAAACCAGTGCAACCAGTGCCTCATATCGACAATATTTCATTATTTCCTCTGTTTTACACAGGACTATGTTTTCTACGCCATGGAATATCTCAGTGGAGGAGACCTTAGAGGCTTCATGACAACTTATGCCCCTATTCCCATTCCAGCCATCAGGTAAGATAGAATGTCATATATTAGATGAAGATAATGGTTGTCAGGGATATTCGGCTTTATGTCATTATCACTCTCTTAGTTTAGTGGATGAAATATTGGattttgatggatttctttttttctcatcagatttattgcagctgagctgatctgtgggctgcagtttctccacagCAGAGGCATTATACACAGGTAAGTACGGCACACCTTCTATGTAGACCTGGTATGAATAGTCTTATACCCTCATCCTAATGCCCTCTGTAGACACTTTTTATCTCAGGCCACAATGGGGTCTTCCGCCCGGTTAATATAATAAATATGTTATTATCTCTTTTTTTCTACCAGAGATATAAAATCAGACAACATCTTACTGGACAACAATGGTCACTTGAAGATTGCTGATTTTGGTCTTGCCGTGATGAACATCTTTGGCAATGCAAAAACGACAGGATGGGCCGGGACGCTTGAATATatggctcctgaggtgaggaaTCATTTACATGTCCCTGAGTTATCTCAATACAAGACTGGACATCTCCATGTGTTCCGCTGTCTGGTCAATATTCTTATTGTCTTCTTTATGTCTTCACAGATTCTTTTAGAGAAGCCATACAACACAGTagtggactggttctctgctggtgtTGTGATATATGAGATGGCTACTGGCAGATATCCATTCAGTGAAGATGAAATTGAGGAGAACATCGAGAAGGCACTGATCAATGATGATCCTGCCTTCCCAAAAGAACTGGACCCCCAAGTCAAAGCCGTCATAAAGGGGGTGAGTATAAAGGCACAACTCAGTAATAAAGTTTTTGAATACTATGAAAAACACAACAATAAAAAAGGATAACGACTGAAGGCTGAATAAATGTCTAAATTGTATGTTCCCAGCTCTTGGATAAGTCACCAAAGAGTCGGCAGAAATTCGTGGACAACATTAAAGATCATCCATTCTTTACGGAGATCAACTGGACAGAAATAGAGGGCGGCAAAGCATCTCCACCATTCCACCTACCACCTGTAAGTATATGACCCAGAGAAGAAGGTGACAGCAGTACATCTCTATTGTGTGACTTCTTTATAAACACTGATTCTTGAATATTTTGTCCAcagccaccagtgatgacatcAGATGCAATGAAAGATGTCCTTTCTTTCTCCGAAGCCACTAAACCACGAATggctaaaaaaaatcaaaatctttTCTGTGGATTCACATTTGCTGATGATGGATGGAAGGTTGTAAAGCAGATGCAGAAAGCTAAAACACCTAATCGAAGACCTAAAACACCCCATCACAGGTGAGTCATTGTAAATGGTGGGATAGGGGTCATGAAACCCCATCTTGTCCCATGAGAATCAGTTAGCACAGTGTAGTGAGgaaaactcttaagggtgctttacatggtgcgatatcgctaatgatttatcgttggggtcacagtgtttgtgatacacatccggcgtcgttagcgacatcgcagcgtgtaacacgtacgagcgaccttcaacgattgcaaaagtggttaaaatcgttggttttggagagatcgtccaaacaccaaatatcgttgtcaggtgagtaacgaggttgtttgtcattcctgcggcatcacacatcgctatgtgtgacaccgcaggaatgacaaacaactccttacctgtatccaccagcaatgcggaaggaaggaggtgggtggtaggttatgtgccgctcatctccgcccctccgcttctattggccagccgcttagtgacgccgcagtgacgtcgctatgacgccgaatgcacgtcccccttgagggagggattgttcggcggtcacagcgacgtcgctgccaaggtatgtgcgtgtgacgctgatgTAGCAATAATTTttcctacggcagcgatcaacaaatgtcgcacgagtgacgggggcaggtgctaacgctcgcgacatttctagcaatcactagcgatgttgcagcgtgtaaaccaccctttagTGTTGCTAACAGTTTGCTGATTGCCCATAGGGCCAAACCTGGAGGTGTTTTCCCATTAAGATAATCCCATTTCATGTGTCCCATTAATATGTAAAAGTTATTTCTAACCTAGTATCTCTTTTTGTGAAGGTCGCCTACCACAGAATCTGGAGGAGGATAAGATGGTGGAAATAAAGAGCTCTGAAGACATGTCCCAGCAGAGCTTCTAATGGAAATGATATGCACCAGAAAGAGCCAACGAGTCTTAGAGTGCACTCCTGACTACTTGTCAGTCCTGGCTCCTAATCAATCAACACTAGGAGTGTCCTGAGGGCCGTGACCTGCAGTGTAACATGCAGCCATATCCACTCCTTCCTATTGAAGTCTGGGGGTGTTGCTACATTCTGGTGTACTGTAGTGTCCAAATACAAGAAGAAGATgaagaccatgaaaatcctaccaggagtcagtaAAATGACCGTGGACCAGAACTTCTAGATGGcatgttgccttgtgcccccagggaaggacagttatccataggccatggttccctagaggtttcccccacagggggtttttcctctcctgagtgccgatggATAAACACAACATAAAAACAATGGCAACTTGTCATCTTCTGCCCTAGGTGGATCTCCTACTACAACCACTAGTGGCATAGAGGAACCTAAGAGGACTTTTACGAGCAATAAACAGGACAATTCACCATCATGTGCTAGTAATAGTTTCAATTTATATCTTATGTATaagtatttttttctatttacccTTAAAAAGAACAGGGTGTAATGTATTAACTTTTATTCACATCAGGGCTGAACTCCTCGTCACTATCGGTCACTGCTTTACTCTTCCTTCCAATAATTTGGATACATTTCCCCTATGATTGTGTTTTTTCACTAAAATCTCAGCCAGGGAGTAACAcctcaatataaatctcccttcagTCCCTAGATTTCTGAAAGATTCAGTCGTTCTTTCCTAAGGTAGCACTTCCACTGACTTCCAGGCGTACGGACCTGGCCACTGTTCCCTGTTTGATGCAATGGTTTAATGTTTCTTTAACCCATTAACAACCACCAATGCGCATTAAAATGGCGGTCATTCAGGAAATAGGGAATAAGGAAATTGTGCCCCCAGAGCTGCAAAATCTCCAGGATTTCAGCTACCAGGAATAACAGAGAACCTGGAGAACACGAACGAGACCAGTTACATAACGGTGATCCTgtgcctctctcttttctccttgtAGTTGTTCTGGGAGATAAGAGGGATACAAGTGCTGTCCTGTCAGTGAAGTTAGAATCAAGTTCAAGATCAAATCAATGAACCCTACCCCAATCTCCTGATCATCACCCCCAGATCATCACCCCAACACCATTCCCCGTGTTATCCCCCTAATAcgattaaattttatttttttaattttttttatcttatgaTTTTTTCTTTCTGTCTTTACTAATAGCTGGGTTAGGGTTTAGTGTTCTGGGTTTTATAAAATTTACACAACAAAagtataataaaagaaaaataataaaatacaactAAAAAAATACCAGTCTTAGATTAGTTTTAGGTTTACTAGTGTTAGGTTTGCTTTTAGGTTTTATTCTTTTAATGTTAGGCAAGTATATAAAATACAATAGTGGCCCTCAGAATGCTTACTATGGAGCAGGCGTATACGCTGCTTTGCTACGGCAGTTCCGGGACAGATACAGAATTTGCCTCTAAAGCAGAACTGTTTTGAAACAGTGACAACTCGGCTTCCTCCACAGGATCCCACAGCCCGATGGTAGCAGAGTCAgtcgtcactgctgaaacgtcagTGGCAGGGCCAAGTTCTGCAGTCCCCTTTTCATAGAGCTATCCTGGGATCAGTCCTTTTCCCCGCAAATTCCCCAGTTTCCAGCAGCCTATGGTACAAAAGTTGACGTCACTAATTTTACCTCCTTtgattttttcaaaatttttgccacccAAGAATCCCTACAATTAATCGCCCAGCAAACCAATTTCTATGCCCTTCAATACATAAAACCCATGGCCTTCCATTTCTGTTCATGGAGTTTCACCAATGTCTCTGAAATAGAAAATAATAGGGGTATTAGCCTTAACATGAATTTattgaaaaaacaacaacaaaaaacacatACTCTGCTCCTACTGGGCAACAAAATCTGTCCTCAGTACCCTTTTATTTACAGCTGTAATGACCTTATCCCGTTATGAAGCCCTAATGAGTTTTCCTCATTTTAGGGACAATTCCCAAGTTCTCTAAGAAATGACCCTGATTAGGATTGCCTTAGTAAATCGAGACccctaatttatttttaaattcctATACCCCTCAGCACAATGTTTCCATTGAAGCAGAGGTTAccattagagatgagagaaccggtcgcggtttggctcgagttcggttcgccgaacggaggtctcgttcgagttcggtttggcgaaccggttcggcgaaccactcgaaccgcataggaaacaatggcaggcaatcacaagcacataaaaacacctagaaaacaccctcaaaggtgtccaaaaggtgacaaacaactcacaacacaacacaaacacatgggaaagtgacaaggacatatactcatgcgaaaacaaaagagctggacaaggaaaaacaggaggagacacaaatatatgagtatatgcaaggaaacattgatgccattactgtgcaacttgagccctgctcattttaggcttccaatctggataaattgcctgagcttgccacgtacgccttggggatcttgttgtgtcctgcagcccgcTTTctatcggaacctgtcttcagtgctgctgggggtctgctggcagataagcacacgcatctgtccactgacaatgttggcatggctctcagaggacttttcttcccctgggtcatccaggggaggcaaaaggaacgcgtatttttgagagtgcttcatgcaatgcatctttttCATTTAAAaaggggggatcaactgatgccagtcaagtggggtgtgtgtggcccgattagtggaaacgagggagactgtggttggagtcccctcgctgtgtttctaaaagaaccaagatgaacaagtcatggctctcagaggacttttcttcccctgggtcagccagaggacgcgaaaggcacacgtatttttgagagtgcttcatgcaaagcatctttttcattttgaaaagggggatcaactgatgacagtcaagtggggggtgtgtggcccaattagtggcaacgagggagactgtgattggagtcccctcgctgttttttgcaTGATTTTCgatgtgcatgacatgcctaagaggttttgtTTCGGCATCTCaagcttgttggctacagaaaggctgcctttacacccttttatcaccaaggattttcgagaccttatgcccattgcagtgccccaagagccgatggccatttgccactccttctccaagaaaggggtgcccgtgctaacacagcaggtcgcacacaacatcaccgcttccttgagaaactctgtgtgtgacagggtgcatttcaccacagatacttggaacagtaagtatggacagggTCGTTACATGtcattgactgggcactgggtaactatggtgatagatggagaagtgtctgctgtacaagtctttccgtccccacgagttgtgtgtttaaatccttcctctgtatgtacaagttcctccactgcttctgcctcatcaacctcgtgttgttcctgcacctcagcccaaaccctgtgtggtcaggccacccttccttgtaactgtgcccaaggtatcccacacacctccttactatgctggcagcagagctcaaggccatcaggcggtcaaatgtaacagtaaccagaggttcatagctatgtctggcagtggtcttcagacaggaggggcctaaaaaaaagtgttgtgtcttcccattggttgtagct includes these proteins:
- the LOC142287182 gene encoding protein kinase C-like 1B; protein product: MKKKKKEKDGIIIKASKRPGSPIPESIMKKKKKEKDGIIIKASKRPGSPIPESIMKKKKMEKAMGDKAVDGPSVYPNTDTEQLSGITPAESPIIVTGVESFTFHKILGEGSYGKVMLATHQACQKQLAVKMVKKRLLVKDSRDNVLIERQVLEMIRKSPFISRAFATFQSQVTVIVTVIVFVKRM
- the LOC142284257 gene encoding protein kinase C theta type-like; amino-acid sequence: MEYLSGGDLRGFMTTYAPIPIPAIRFIAAELICGLQFLHSRGIIHRDIKSDNILLDNNGHLKIADFGLAVMNIFGNAKTTGWAGTLEYMAPEILLEKPYNTVVDWFSAGVVIYEMATGRYPFSEDEIEENIEKALINDDPAFPKELDPQVKAVIKGLLDKSPKSRQKFVDNIKDHPFFTEINWTEIEGGKASPPFHLPPPPVMTSDAMKDVLSFSEATKPRMAKKNQNLFCGFTFADDGWKVVKQMQKAKTPNRRPKTPHHRSPTTESGGG